One genomic window of Bartonella sp. JB63 includes the following:
- the ppdK gene encoding pyruvate, phosphate dikinase, translated as MTKWVYSFGNGQAEGSASERNLLGGKGANLAEMSNLGLPVPPGFTLTTEVCNFYYAHDGTYPEDLQEAVRQALQRVGEQTQQEFTHKQRPLLLSVRSGARSSMPGMMDTVLNLGMNDETVKAIAIQANNECFAYDSYRRFIQMYSNVVLGMEHSYFEEILDEVKACNGYDVDTEMTAADWKNVIVLYKACIEEKLGESFPQDPEKQLWGAIGAVFSSWMTARAITYRRLHNIPESWGTAVNVQAMVFGNMGEDSATGVAFTRNPSTGKKELYGEFLVNAQGEDVVAGIRTPQNITEVARIAAGSNKPSLEKIMPEAFSKLCQIARKLEQHYRDMQDLEFTIEKGKLWMLQTRSGKRTARAALKMAVEMVEEGLISREEAVMRIEPKSLDQLLHPMLDPKAKRCVIARGLPASPGAATGEIVFTSEEAERASIEGRKVILVRVETSPEDLHGMHAAEGILTTRGGMTSHAAVVARGMGKPCVSGASSLRIDYKTNKMIASGQIFRKGDIITLDGGVGEVFKGKVAMLQPELCGDFAQLMEWADGMRRMKIRANAETVIDAQMGRSFGAEGIGLCRTEHMFFTGERIVAMREMILSNDEEGRRKALNKLLPMQRSDFTELFEIMSGLPVTIRFLDPPLHEFLPKTDSEILDVAMAMGISSELLVERVQQLHEFNPMLGLRGCRLIITYPEIAEMQARAIFEAVVESAKKTGSPVIPEIMVPLVALKSELDFVKARIDYVADEVMKEKKVNIQYIVGTMIELPRAALRADEIAETAEFFSFGTNDLTQTTFGISRDDAAPFLTTYLQKGLLEKDPFISIDRNGVGELITIAAQRGRSQRAKIKLGICGEHGGDPYSIALCEENDLDYISCSPFQIPIARLAAAQSAIAQKAFD; from the coding sequence ATGACAAAATGGGTTTATAGTTTTGGTAATGGTCAGGCAGAGGGAAGTGCGAGTGAACGTAATCTTCTTGGTGGTAAGGGAGCTAATTTGGCAGAAATGAGCAATCTTGGCCTACCTGTCCCTCCTGGATTTACTCTTACAACAGAAGTTTGTAACTTTTATTATGCTCATGATGGTACATATCCAGAAGATTTGCAGGAAGCTGTTAGACAGGCACTCCAACGTGTTGGAGAACAGACACAACAGGAATTTACTCATAAACAAAGGCCGCTTTTGCTCTCCGTTCGTTCAGGAGCTCGGTCTTCTATGCCAGGAATGATGGACACAGTTCTTAATCTTGGTATGAATGATGAGACCGTAAAAGCAATTGCTATACAAGCCAATAATGAGTGCTTTGCTTATGACAGTTATCGTCGTTTTATCCAAATGTATTCCAATGTTGTTTTGGGAATGGAACATTCGTATTTTGAGGAAATCCTTGATGAAGTAAAAGCATGCAATGGTTACGATGTTGATACAGAAATGACAGCAGCTGATTGGAAAAATGTTATTGTTCTTTATAAGGCATGTATTGAAGAAAAATTGGGAGAATCTTTTCCACAAGATCCTGAAAAGCAATTATGGGGGGCAATTGGAGCAGTTTTTTCAAGTTGGATGACAGCGCGTGCAATTACTTATCGTCGTTTACATAATATTCCTGAAAGTTGGGGAACAGCGGTTAATGTGCAAGCTATGGTGTTCGGTAATATGGGTGAAGATTCAGCAACAGGTGTTGCTTTTACACGTAATCCATCGACAGGAAAAAAAGAGCTCTACGGCGAATTTTTAGTTAATGCACAGGGTGAAGATGTTGTAGCGGGTATTCGTACACCTCAGAATATCACAGAAGTTGCGCGCATCGCTGCTGGTTCAAATAAGCCATCATTAGAAAAAATTATGCCAGAAGCTTTTTCAAAATTGTGTCAGATTGCGCGTAAGCTTGAACAACATTATCGAGATATGCAGGATCTAGAGTTTACAATTGAAAAGGGTAAATTGTGGATGTTGCAGACTCGTTCAGGAAAGCGAACAGCTCGTGCAGCTTTAAAGATGGCGGTCGAGATGGTTGAGGAGGGATTAATAAGTCGTGAAGAAGCGGTAATGCGGATTGAACCAAAATCGCTTGATCAACTTTTGCATCCCATGCTTGATCCCAAAGCAAAGCGATGTGTTATAGCGCGTGGTTTACCTGCTTCTCCAGGAGCTGCAACTGGTGAGATTGTTTTTACCTCTGAAGAAGCAGAAAGAGCTTCAATAGAAGGACGGAAAGTTATTTTAGTGCGTGTAGAAACAAGTCCAGAAGACCTTCACGGTATGCATGCTGCAGAAGGAATTTTAACGACACGTGGTGGGATGACAAGTCATGCTGCTGTTGTAGCTCGTGGTATGGGGAAGCCTTGTGTTTCTGGTGCAAGCAGTTTGCGGATTGATTATAAGACAAACAAAATGATTGCTTCGGGTCAGATCTTTCGAAAAGGCGATATAATTACACTAGATGGTGGAGTAGGGGAAGTTTTTAAGGGAAAAGTTGCAATGTTGCAACCTGAACTTTGTGGAGATTTTGCTCAATTGATGGAATGGGCAGATGGAATGCGGCGCATGAAAATTCGTGCTAATGCTGAAACGGTGATTGATGCCCAAATGGGACGTTCCTTTGGGGCTGAAGGTATTGGTCTTTGTCGTACTGAGCATATGTTCTTTACTGGCGAACGTATTGTTGCTATGCGTGAAATGATTTTAAGTAATGATGAAGAGGGACGTCGCAAGGCACTAAATAAGCTTTTGCCAATGCAGCGGTCAGATTTTACTGAATTATTTGAAATTATGTCCGGTTTACCTGTGACTATCCGTTTTTTAGATCCCCCTTTACATGAGTTTTTGCCAAAAACAGATTCAGAAATTCTTGATGTTGCAATGGCTATGGGAATTTCTTCTGAATTACTTGTAGAACGTGTGCAGCAATTGCATGAATTTAATCCTATGCTTGGATTACGGGGATGCCGTTTAATCATTACTTATCCTGAAATTGCTGAAATGCAAGCGCGAGCAATTTTTGAAGCGGTGGTAGAATCCGCTAAAAAAACGGGATCTCCCGTTATACCTGAGATTATGGTACCACTTGTTGCTCTTAAATCTGAATTGGATTTTGTTAAAGCTCGTATTGATTATGTTGCTGATGAAGTGATGAAGGAAAAGAAGGTCAATATTCAATACATAGTTGGAACAATGATTGAGTTGCCAAGAGCTGCTCTTCGGGCAGATGAAATTGCCGAAACCGCGGAATTTTTTTCTTTTGGAACAAATGATTTGACCCAAACTACTTTTGGTATTTCACGTGATGATGCAGCGCCATTTTTGACAACCTATTTGCAAAAAGGGCTCTTGGAGAAAGATCCTTTTATATCGATTGATCGCAATGGGGTAGGAGAACTTATCACTATTGCTGCACAACGTGGACGTTCTCAGCGTGCAAAAATTAAGCTGGGCATTTGTGGTGAACATGGAGGTGATCCTTATTCTATCGCTTTATGTGAAGAAAATGATCTAGATTATATTTCGTGTTCGCCTTTCCAGATACCGATTGCACGTTTAGCAGCAGCACAATCAGCAATTGCACAAAAAGCTTTTGATTGA
- a CDS encoding DUF1499 domain-containing protein produces the protein MKKEYVCFTSRTAVWSPRFSGLAFLILLFSTLLQRYSMIHVSDFIVLVILSTCCIFLSLFLAIKAFYNLWTYNTRGGMKALKGTIYSLITATPLILSIRWWFALPAIYDVSTDTQKPPVFFRTLRPSDSLPLKNDLIKQAAVQISKWPEMSGRRYDGSFDHIRKSIFNVLAAYGWPVLAQQSIKSEDNEFYIETIAKTVCLGFVSDIVIRLTDEGDTTFVDMRATSRYLPRDFGTNAAFIIAFMNALDTELASIPFSSSE, from the coding sequence ATGAAAAAGGAATATGTTTGCTTTACCTCAAGGACAGCAGTATGGTCTCCCCGTTTTAGTGGATTGGCATTTCTTATTTTATTATTCTCAACACTTTTACAACGCTATTCTATGATTCATGTAAGCGACTTTATTGTTTTGGTAATTCTTTCTACTTGCTGTATTTTTCTATCCCTTTTTCTTGCTATCAAAGCGTTTTACAATTTATGGACATACAATACTCGAGGTGGAATGAAAGCACTTAAAGGTACTATTTATTCGTTAATAACTGCCACACCACTGATACTATCCATTAGATGGTGGTTTGCCTTACCGGCTATTTATGACGTTTCTACTGATACGCAGAAACCACCAGTTTTTTTTCGTACTCTACGTCCTAGCGATTCTTTACCTCTTAAAAATGATTTGATCAAACAAGCAGCAGTGCAAATATCAAAATGGCCGGAAATGTCAGGACGTCGTTATGATGGCTCATTTGATCATATCCGTAAATCAATTTTTAATGTTTTAGCAGCTTATGGTTGGCCTGTACTTGCTCAACAAAGTATTAAAAGTGAAGATAATGAATTTTATATTGAAACAATAGCAAAAACAGTTTGCCTGGGTTTTGTTTCCGATATTGTCATTCGCTTAACAGATGAGGGGGATACAACTTTTGTTGATATGCGCGCTACTTCACGTTATTTGCCAAGAGATTTTGGTACAAATGCTGCTTTTATTATCGCTTTTATGAATGCACTTGATACAGAATTAGCTTCGATTCCTTTTTCTTCAAGCGAGTGA
- a CDS encoding outer membrane beta-barrel protein, which translates to MIKKCLVTVSIFSFILVSKVQGENIITHQDSRSIVAPIYSWKGFYLGGQIGGFSGLTTFNYHKDNTEKWNSIDEDLLSELSGFTGGFYAGSNFDFGNGFIVGVDTDIVFSNKKDTKVFIKKKFKDLVQPTGPKDLRGTKPSSPPPYKEMLVVTPSGEEIISRSGQDKNLQKSTDSSPSTKMQASQKKEKSVYISEMVFSISPSPYRELASYRNSVSVPSQSTRQKPEEENKELIVSKSNDGNNELVIEVQQPSVPVAMVTVTTQTMPVVQSSARTKRSTDVTNKQLVIETPTMVPNSKSVTVTKSEKVIPPLPQRSSTHSLSLSSPAVRGPSMPQNVPMNAAKGEGSARPMSRKHDLVETYTHTLQQQWSGATRIRLGLAAGRFMPYIAGGISYTKVQGTFSKLIKEIGKKNISSDLFDSVETMIGYTLGGGFDFAMTDRVLIRSEYRYSDFGGKKFKKINSKYYKTNDVRIGLAYKF; encoded by the coding sequence ATGATTAAAAAATGTTTGGTTACAGTATCTATTTTTTCGTTCATTTTAGTTTCTAAAGTTCAAGGAGAAAATATTATAACTCATCAAGATTCGAGATCAATTGTTGCACCTATTTATTCTTGGAAAGGTTTTTATCTTGGTGGACAGATTGGAGGCTTTTCTGGTCTAACTACTTTCAATTATCATAAAGATAATACTGAGAAATGGAATTCAATTGATGAAGATTTATTATCTGAGCTTTCTGGATTCACGGGTGGTTTTTACGCGGGATCTAATTTTGATTTCGGTAATGGTTTTATTGTAGGTGTTGATACAGATATTGTTTTTTCTAATAAAAAGGATACAAAAGTTTTTATTAAGAAAAAATTTAAAGATTTAGTACAGCCAACAGGACCAAAAGATTTGCGCGGTACAAAACCTTCATCTCCACCTCCATATAAAGAGATGTTAGTTGTTACACCATCGGGTGAAGAAATAATAAGTAGAAGTGGGCAAGATAAAAATCTTCAGAAATCTACTGATTCTTCACCTTCAACCAAAATGCAAGCATCTCAAAAAAAAGAAAAAAGTGTTTACATTAGTGAAATGGTATTTTCGATCTCTCCCTCACCGTACAGAGAACTAGCCTCCTATAGGAATTCAGTATCGGTCCCCTCTCAGTCTACAAGACAGAAACCAGAAGAGGAAAATAAAGAATTAATTGTGTCAAAATCTAACGATGGAAATAACGAGCTGGTAATAGAGGTGCAGCAACCTTCTGTCCCAGTTGCAATGGTTACAGTAACAACACAAACAATGCCTGTCGTACAATCTTCTGCTAGAACGAAAAGGTCTACAGATGTAACAAATAAGCAGCTAGTAATTGAGACCCCCACTATGGTCCCGAACAGCAAAAGTGTAACTGTTACGAAAAGCGAAAAAGTAATTCCTCCATTACCCCAAAGAAGCAGTACCCACTCTTTATCCTTATCGTCTCCTGCAGTGAGAGGGCCTAGTATGCCTCAGAATGTTCCGATGAATGCTGCGAAAGGTGAAGGTTCAGCAAGACCAATGTCAAGAAAGCATGATCTTGTTGAAACATATACTCATACTTTACAACAGCAATGGAGTGGTGCTACGCGGATACGTTTGGGTTTGGCAGCTGGTCGTTTTATGCCTTATATTGCTGGTGGTATTTCTTATACAAAGGTTCAGGGTACTTTTTCGAAGTTAATTAAGGAAATAGGTAAGAAAAATATTTCTTCGGATTTATTCGATAGTGTAGAGACAATGATTGGTTATACTCTTGGTGGTGGTTTTGATTTTGCAATGACTGATCGTGTTCTAATACGCTCAGAGTATCGTTACTCGGATTTTGGTGGAAAGAAATTCAAAAAAATAAACTCAAAATACTATAAGACTAATGATGTTCGTATCGGTTTAGCATATAAGTTTTAA
- a CDS encoding superoxide dismutase translates to MTFELVELPYDYDALSPYMSRETLEYHHDKHHLAYLTNTNNFVKDLGLENKSLIDIVKESFGKNPSLFNNAAQYYNHNHFWNWMKKGGGGQKLPEKLAKAIEADLGGYDKFRADFMAAGVAQFGSGWAWVALRDGKLEIMKTPNGENPLIHGAQPVLGVDVWEHSYYIDYRNARPKYLEVFVDHLINWDYVLELYESYGL, encoded by the coding sequence ATGACTTTTGAATTAGTCGAGTTGCCTTATGATTATGATGCGCTTTCGCCTTATATGTCACGCGAAACACTTGAATATCATCATGATAAGCACCACCTTGCTTACCTTACAAATACTAATAATTTTGTAAAGGATTTAGGCTTAGAAAATAAGAGTCTTATAGATATTGTTAAAGAAAGCTTTGGAAAGAATCCTAGTTTGTTTAATAATGCAGCTCAGTATTATAATCATAATCATTTTTGGAATTGGATGAAAAAAGGTGGTGGTGGTCAAAAACTTCCTGAAAAATTAGCCAAAGCTATTGAAGCTGATCTTGGTGGTTATGATAAGTTTCGCGCAGATTTTATGGCAGCTGGTGTTGCTCAGTTCGGTTCTGGTTGGGCATGGGTTGCTCTTAGAGATGGCAAATTAGAAATTATGAAGACACCGAATGGCGAGAATCCTTTAATTCATGGTGCGCAACCTGTTCTAGGTGTTGATGTGTGGGAGCATTCCTATTATATTGATTATCGCAATGCACGTCCAAAATATTTAGAGGTATTTGTAGACCATTTAATTAATTGGGATTATGTTTTAGAGCTTTATGAAAGCTATGGATTATAA